The Salmonella enterica subsp. houtenae serovar Houten genome has a segment encoding these proteins:
- the dmsB_1 gene encoding anaerobic dimethyl sulfoxide reductase subunit B gives MACKDKNNLEAGRLFRRVYDVNGGSFIPTGQGGVSNNVFAYTLSISCNHCADPICTKNCPTTAMHKRPGDGIVRVDTDKCVGCGYCAWSCPYGAPQLNEQTGQMSKCDMCVELQTKGEQPVCVATCPLEAIKFGPIDELRAKYGSVCDVNGLPDSSITKPNLVVKAHQGAEKEGKRHA, from the coding sequence GTGGCCTGCAAAGACAAAAACAATCTGGAAGCAGGCCGCCTTTTCCGCCGTGTCTATGACGTCAACGGCGGGAGTTTTATCCCTACCGGGCAGGGCGGGGTCAGCAACAACGTATTTGCTTATACGCTTTCCATTTCATGTAACCACTGTGCGGACCCGATCTGCACCAAAAATTGTCCGACCACTGCCATGCATAAACGTCCGGGCGACGGCATCGTGCGCGTTGATACCGACAAATGCGTCGGCTGTGGCTATTGCGCCTGGTCCTGCCCTTACGGCGCGCCGCAGCTTAACGAGCAGACCGGTCAAATGTCCAAGTGCGACATGTGCGTCGAGTTGCAGACGAAAGGTGAACAGCCCGTCTGTGTCGCGACCTGTCCGCTGGAGGCCATCAAGTTTGGCCCTATTGATGAACTGCGCGCGAAGTACGGTAGCGTATGTGACGTGAACGGGCTGCCAGATTCATCAATCACCAAACCTAATCTGGTGGTCAAAGCGCATCAGGGCGCAGAAAAAGAGGGTAAGCGCCATGCATGA
- the dmsC_1 gene encoding dimethyl sulfoxide reductase subunit C — protein MHELPLLIFTLCLQGSVGVTLWLALGRQYAVDGRVPARGALPAMAGAFVLACVGLLASALHMGYPLNALNALRHIASSWLSREVVFASLYLAALGLGVVLLFFRKPGWQPLLALAAALGLVDVFCMAQIYIHTSVATWQHSNTLALFFGTSGIIGSLVIALAYLRRAGAAMRYAVVVVALMVLIRLIMQPLWLADINAVDTTVVTFPHRPLQALAPLRDVYLLGWCISAAGMLCFAAGGLRNARGALVAGSVLLLIGEIVLRYVFFSIG, from the coding sequence ATGCATGAGTTACCGCTGCTGATTTTTACGCTCTGTTTGCAAGGGTCTGTGGGCGTGACTCTGTGGCTGGCGTTGGGCCGTCAGTACGCCGTAGATGGACGAGTGCCTGCACGCGGCGCGCTTCCCGCGATGGCGGGGGCGTTTGTACTGGCCTGCGTGGGGCTGCTTGCTTCAGCGTTGCACATGGGCTATCCCCTGAATGCGCTAAACGCGTTACGTCATATCGCCAGTTCGTGGCTGAGCCGCGAAGTCGTCTTTGCCAGCCTTTATCTGGCGGCGCTGGGACTGGGCGTTGTGCTGCTGTTTTTCCGTAAGCCTGGTTGGCAGCCGCTGCTGGCGCTGGCGGCAGCGCTCGGGCTGGTAGATGTATTCTGCATGGCGCAGATTTATATCCATACCTCGGTGGCGACCTGGCAGCATAGCAACACGCTGGCGCTGTTCTTTGGCACGTCAGGCATTATCGGCTCGTTAGTCATCGCGCTGGCTTATCTGCGCCGCGCTGGCGCCGCAATGCGCTACGCCGTGGTGGTGGTCGCACTGATGGTGCTGATTCGCCTGATCATGCAGCCGCTATGGCTGGCGGATATCAATGCGGTGGATACGACGGTCGTAACTTTCCCGCATCGTCCGCTACAGGCGCTGGCGCCGTTGCGTGATGTCTATCTCCTCGGGTGGTGTATCTCAGCGGCGGGAATGCTCTGCTTTGCCGCAGGCGGTCTGCGAAACGCCAGAGGGGCTCTGGTGGCGGGCAGCGTGTTGCTGCTTATCGGCGAGATTGTGCTGCGCTATGTCTTCTTTAGTATTGGCTAA
- a CDS encoding polyferredoxin: MVNLTIDPAIDVTQACVRRRFRFSSCRACADVCPAQAFSLAQGQVSIVTTRCIACGDCLFVCPVDAIIGVKPVKRFVQGDTLVGPFSLQAPTVDELLLWHSQYGIRFIDITVERSAQWLMALAGLNLALRRYGEPCWSFKHVVGAEINASRRSLFHVPRDTITPCAVEPGKRRLRQAFSAFSECVPEISPAECRMCGACWRSCPENVIQFADDTLTIAAARCTGCGGCAAVCPHQALRLRFDVEPAPMRHIAAHTLTCESCKRTFHALTPEHTHCVLCQYHEFAMRL, from the coding sequence ATGGTTAACCTGACGATCGATCCGGCGATAGACGTGACGCAGGCCTGCGTCCGTCGTCGCTTTCGTTTTTCTTCCTGCCGCGCCTGCGCCGACGTTTGTCCGGCGCAGGCGTTTTCGCTGGCGCAGGGGCAGGTCAGCATAGTTACGACGCGCTGCATAGCATGTGGCGACTGTCTGTTTGTCTGCCCTGTTGACGCCATTATCGGTGTCAAACCGGTTAAACGCTTTGTGCAGGGGGATACGTTGGTGGGGCCATTTTCGTTACAGGCCCCAACGGTCGATGAGCTGCTTCTCTGGCACAGTCAGTATGGCATTCGCTTTATTGATATTACGGTAGAGCGGTCGGCACAGTGGCTGATGGCGCTGGCGGGGCTAAATTTAGCGCTACGTCGCTACGGCGAGCCGTGCTGGTCTTTTAAACACGTTGTTGGCGCAGAGATTAACGCTTCACGGCGCTCGCTGTTTCATGTTCCGCGCGACACTATTACTCCGTGCGCCGTCGAGCCGGGTAAACGGCGTCTCAGACAGGCATTTTCCGCATTCAGCGAATGCGTGCCTGAAATCAGTCCGGCAGAGTGTAGAATGTGCGGTGCCTGTTGGCGAAGCTGTCCGGAAAACGTTATTCAGTTTGCCGACGATACCCTAACGATAGCGGCGGCGCGCTGTACGGGATGCGGTGGCTGTGCGGCGGTATGCCCGCATCAGGCGCTGCGGCTGCGGTTTGACGTGGAACCCGCGCCAATGCGGCATATTGCGGCGCATACGCTCACCTGCGAAAGCTGCAAACGTACTTTCCATGCTCTCACGCCTGAACACACGCACTGCGTGCTGTGTCAGTACCATGAGTTTGCTATGCGTCTTTGA
- the ndk gene encoding nucleoside diphosphate kinase (ndk): MAIERTFSIIKPNAVAKNVIGSIFARFEAAGFRIVGTKMLHLTVEQARGFYAEHDGKPFFDGLVEFMTSGPIVVSVLESENAVQRHRDLLGATNPANALAGTLRADYADSFTENGTHGSDSLESAQREIAFFFGEGEVCPRTR, translated from the coding sequence ATGGCTATTGAACGGACTTTTTCCATCATTAAACCCAATGCGGTGGCAAAAAACGTTATTGGCAGCATCTTTGCGCGCTTTGAAGCAGCAGGGTTCAGGATTGTCGGTACCAAAATGTTGCACCTGACCGTTGAGCAGGCGCGCGGTTTCTATGCTGAGCACGACGGTAAACCGTTTTTTGACGGTCTGGTGGAGTTCATGACCTCTGGCCCTATCGTGGTATCCGTGCTGGAAAGTGAAAATGCGGTACAGCGTCACCGCGATCTGCTTGGCGCCACCAATCCGGCGAACGCGCTGGCTGGTACACTGCGCGCCGACTACGCGGATAGCTTTACTGAAAATGGCACCCACGGTTCGGATTCGCTGGAGTCCGCGCAGCGCGAAATCGCCTTTTTCTTTGGGGAAGG